Sequence from the Gemmatimonadota bacterium genome:
TGGTCGGTGACGGCGAGCGAATCCATCCCCAACTTCTTGACGTGGCTCACCAGCTCGGGGATGCGATTGGCACCGTCGAGCAGCGAATATTCGCTGTGGGTATGGAGGTGGACGAAGGCCATCAGCGCACCCGCTGGCTGAGTTCGGCCAACACGGCCCCGAAGGGCACGCCACGCGCCTGGAGCAGGACCAGGAGGTGGAAGAGCAGGTCGGCCGATTCGCTGGCGAGCCGCTCATCGCTTTCGGCCAATGCCGCAATGACCGTCTCGACCCCTTCCTCGCCGACCTTCTGGGCGATCTTGGGGAGCCCGCGTTCGAAGAGCGTGGCGGTGTACGATTCCGGTGGCCGGGTGGCATGGCGATCGGCGATCATTCGGGCAAGGCGGGTCAGCAGATGCCCCCCCTGATCGTCTTCGTCGGCAAGCTGCCCGTCCGACGTGATCCGCCGGAAGAAGCAGGTTGGGCGATTGGTGTGGCAGGCCGGACCCTGCTGCGTGACGCGGTAGAGGATGGCGTCGGCATCGCAGTCGAGCCGCACCTCGAGGACTTGCTGGGTGTGGCCGGATTGTTCGCCCTTCTTCCAGAGCGCCTGGCGCGAGCGGCTCCAGTAGTGGGCATGACCTGTCGACAGCGTCGCCTCGAGGGCGGCGCGATCGGCCCAGGCGAGCATCAGGAGGTTGCCGGAAAGGGCATCCTGCGCCACCACGGGCACCAAGCCGGCGGTATCAAACCGGACGGCATCGAGGGCCGGAGCGTCTGTCACCCGGGAATCGTATCCAGACACCGCCCGATTGTCAAAAGTCATTGTCCTGCTTACGCTTAGGTCAGTTTTCCTGCGCCCATGGAGCCAGCCGCGCATGCCCGCTTCCCGCACGATGTGGCCGTCTACGCTCGCCCTGCTCGCGCTGGCGGCGTGCGGCGGGTCCGGTACCGGCCCCGGCCCGGTGACGGTCACTTGCACCACCCCCACGCCCGTGGTCCTCGAGCCTGGTGCCCAGCTGCTGATCGATGCGGCGCGTACCAGCAACTGCCTCTCCCTCCCCGGCGGCGACCAAGCGCGCGAGTACCTCGTAGTGGCCTACTCGGGAGCGGGCACCGAAACCACCACTGGCATCTCGACCGGCTACGCCCTGGCCTCAGGCGCCACCGGCGGCGGGAGCTCGCTGCTGGATGGTCTGCCCACCCCGGTAGCCGCCTTCGGTGACCCGGCCAAGAGCCCCGAGGCCTTCCACCGGAACCTGCGCCTGGCCGAGGCCCGGATCGCGGCCGACCCAGCCACCCGGTTCGGGGAGGCCTGGGGAGGGAAGCCGCCGATGGCCGCGGTCCCGATCGTCGGGCAGCGCGATTCGTTCTATGTCTGCCGGACCAGCAGCTGTGCCGCGTTCAACCGGATCGGCGCAACCGTGCGGTTCGTTGGTCGGCAGGGCGCCATCTACACCGACGATGCGAACCCGGTCACGGCGGAGTCGCTGACCGAGTCGGACATCACCCAGCTTGGCACGCTGTTCGACGATTATCTCTTTCCGATTGATACCACCGCCTTCGGTCGCGAGTCCGACATCGATGGCGACCAGCGCGTGGCGATCCTGATCTCGGCGGCCGTCAACGATCTCACGGCCGATTGCACGAGCGGCCGGATCATCGGCTACTTCTACGGCGCCGACCTGATCGCCTCCCTCGCCGGGAGCAATCGCCGCGAGGTGTTCTACGCCTTCGCGCCGAAGGCGGCGACGGCAAGCTGTTCTGCCATCACCCGCAGCATTGCGCTGCGCGCCTTGCCGCCGGTGCTGATTCACGAACTGCAGCACATGATCTCGTTCAACCAGCGGGTGCTCGTGCGCGGCGGCGGACAGGAGGATCTCTGGCTGAACGAGGGGCTCTCCCATTTCGCCGAAGAGCTCGGCTATCGTGGTGTGCCCGACGCACGCTGCCCGAATTCGGCGAGCTGCTTTTCCCAGTTCTCCTCGGGCGACATCGACAATGCCTACAGCTACCTCTCCAATCCGGAGGCCACCGCCCTCGTGACCCCCGGCAACAATAGCGGCCCGTTGGCGTTTCGCGGCGCGGCCTGGCTCTTCGTTCGCTGGGTGGCCGACCACTTCAGCAGCGACACGCTGCTCGGCACGCAGGTGACGCGCGGGCTCGTCCAGACCACGCGTGTCGGCGCGACCAATGTCAGCGCCGTGGCCGGCGTCGACTTTCCGACGCTGGTTGGTGAGTGGCAACTGACCAACTATCTCGAGAATCTTCCGGGCTTCGCGCAGGTCGGGCGGTTGCGCTATCGCACCTGGAATTTCCGGTCACTCTATCAGGCCAATTTTCCGACGCTCTACGCCAAGCCGTATCCGCTGACGCCCGACTCGACGGCCGGGAGCTACAGCCGCACCGGGACGCTGCGCGGCGGCAGCGGGCGCCATGTGCGGTACCGCCTGGCTGCCGGGGCCGCCGGTGTGACCGTGCAGCTCACCGGCAGCAACGGCAACGGCGTCCCGTCGAGCACGGCCGAACCGCGCTTCGCGGTGGTGCGCATCCGGTGAGGCGCGCGGTGGGGCAGCTCGTGCTCGCGCTCGCGCCGACGCTGCTGGTGGCCCAGCTGCCACCGCGCCCGGCGCTCCCCGATCTGGCGGCCTCCGTGCGCGTGGCGGGACTCGCCGGTGCCGGGGTGGCCATGCCAGGCTACGCGGCCGGCGTGTTCGACAATCCGGCGAACATCGGACCGATCAAGGTGCTCTCGCTCGAGGCCGCCTACGCCAAGCTCCCGGACCGGTCGACCTACACCAGCGGGGCGGCGGCGGTGCGAGCCGGCGACTTCAATCTTGGTGGTGGGCTGCGGTACCTGCGCTACCAGGGTGACCGCCCCGTGGTCGACAATCTCTCCTGGGTGGCGGCGGCGGTCTACCGCGTCAAAGGAATCGCCCTCGGCACCTCCGCGAAATACGTGTCCGTCGAGGATTCCGCTGGAACCATCTTCCGCACGCTGACGTCGGATGCCGGAGTGACGCTTGCCTTCTTCGATATCGCGGCGTTGGCCGTCTCCTTCCAGAACCTTGGCCGCTATGCGCTCAGCGGCGAGCGGCTGCAACTGCCTGCGAGCACGCACCTCGGTTTCTCGATGAATCTGATCGACACCTATTCGAACGGCCGACTGCTGGCGACGATCGAGAGCGACTGGACGGCCGGGACCCCGCGCCGCACCGTGATCGGCCTTGAAGCGGGAGTCGTCGTCCGCGGCATCGGCCTGATCGGGCGGATTGGCAACGGAGGCCAGCCGGCGGGCAGCGGCGTGGGCAAGACGTCCTACGGCGGATCGCTCGTCCTCTCTCGCGCCAGACTCGACTATGCCTACCAGCGGCGCAGCGCCATCGGCCGCAGCGTGCATCTCGTCGGCGCGCAGTGGACCCCATGACGGGAAGGAGACGCTTCAGAATGGGATTGCTCATCACGGCGGCCGTGCTGCTCTTCGGCTTCGGCACGGCCTACGTCGCGTCCGACGAGGTGCGCTACCTCAGTCGCGCCGGGATCGAGGAGACGCGCATCCTGGTGTCGCGGGTACCGATCAGCGAGCTGGCGAAGAACACGCAGGTCCCCGATTCGCTGCGCGAGATGGCCGGGCTGGTCATGGAAGTGCGCAATTACGCTCGCGCGCTGGGGTTGGACGCCAAGGAGACCTACACGACCTACGCCGATGTCGGTCGCGACACGCTGTTGCTGGTGCTGACCGCGTCGCCGAAGGACTGCCTCTGTCCGGTGACGTGGCGCTATCCCGTCGCGGGGCGGGTGCCGTACAAGGGCTTCTTCGATTTTGCCGCCGCGCGCAAGGCAGCGAAGGAGTTTGCGGATCAGGGGTACGATGTCTACCTGCGTCCATCGGCCGCCTTCTCGACGCTCGGCTGGTTCAACGATCCCCTCCTCTCCACGGCGTTGAGCCGCGATTCCGTCGAGCTGGCCTCGCTGGTCTTCCATGAGATCGCGCACAACTCGTTGTGGGTGAAGGGAAACACCGCCTTCAATGAGAGTTTTGCCCAATGGGTCGGCTACGCGGCGGCGCAACGCTTCTTCCTGTCGCGGGCCGACACTCTTTCGGCGATCCGTGCTGCCGATCGCTGGCACGACGAGCAGGCCCTCGGAGAGTACTACACGGTCCTGCTGGCCAAGCTCGATTCGCTGTACGCCAGGAAGCTGCCGCGCGAGGCCAACGACAGTGGGCGCGCCGCCGTGGCACAGTGGGCCCGCGATACCATGGCCGGCCCGTTCGGCGGATCTTTCCGGACCTTCGCGGTGAATCGTCTTGCCGAGCGGCCGATCAACAATGCGGCCCTCCTCGGCACGCGGCTCTATCGCTCCGACCTGCATCTCTTCGATGATTGGCTGGAGTCCCAGGGCGGCGACCTGACGCGGGCCGTCCTGGGCCTCGAGCGGTTGCTCGGCGATGCCGAAGGGGATCAGGCCTTCCAGCGACTCAAGCGGCTGATTCAGGCGCAGCGCGGGGCGAGGGCACCCGTACCGCCCCTCCTCCCCGATTCGACGACCGTGCTGCCGCCACCGTCGGCAGCGCCTCGCTAACTTCACGAACCACCCTGCTGGAGTCGTCCCGATGGATCACGATTTTGTCCGCCGCGAAGAGCCACGTCTGCTCGCCGAACTCACCGAATTTCTCGCCATTCCGAGCATCAGTACCGGGACGGCGCATGTCGCCGATTGTCGCCGCGCCGCGCAGTGGCTGGTCGACCAGCTCTTCCGCCTCGGCTGTCCGACCGTCCAACTCATCGAGGGCGAAGGCCACCCGGTGGTCTGGGGTGAGAGCCCCCGGGTCGAGGGCGCACCGACGCTGCTGATCTACGGCCACTATGACGTCCAGCCTCCCGATCCGCTCGACGAGTGGCACACGCCGCCGTTCGTGCCGTCTATTCGCGACGGTCGGCTGTATGCGCGCGGCGCCATCGACGACAAGGGCCAGGTCTTCTGCCTGCTGAAGGCGTACGAGGCGGTCCGCGATGCCGATGGCAACCCGCCGCTCAATATCCACTTTCTCTTCGAGGGCGAGGAGGAGTGCGGCGGTCGCGTGGTGTTCGATCTGCTCAAGGCCGAGCCGGAGCGAACCAAGGTCGATGCGGTGCTGGTGTGCGACATGTCGTACTACGCCAAGGGATGGCCGGCCGTCTACACCGCGCTGCGTGGCCTCTGCTACGCCGAGCTGGAGGTGCGCACACTGCAGCGCGACTTGCACTCCGGCTCCTACGGCGGCGTGGCGCCCAATGCGATCGAGACGTTGTGCCGGATCCTCACCGACCTGAAGTCGGCCTCAGGGAAGATCCACATTCCCAAGCTGTACAAGCAGGTGATTCCGCCAACCAAGGCGGAGCGTCGCGGCTGGAACTCGCTGCCGTTCGATGAGGCCGAGTACCTCGCGCACGAAGTGACCGCGAAGGCGCTGACCGGCCTCGAGGATGCCACGGTGTTCGAGCGGACGTGGGCACTGCCAACGTTCGAGATCCACGGCATTCGTGGCGGGTTCGTCGGTGAGGGGGCGAAGACGGTGATCCCCGCCGTGGCGACGGCCAAGATCTCCTTGCGCCTGGTGCCCGGGCTGTCGGTGGAGTGGGTGCAGCAGCAGTTGCAGAAGGCGATCACGAAGGTCGCGCCGGACTACGCCGAATGGAGCCTGCGGCTTCACCACGGCGGTGACCCGGTGCAGGTGGACGTCTCGCACGGGGCGTTCCGGACGCTCGACCGCGCTTTCGAAGAAGTCGTCGGGCGGCCGACCGTCGCGGTGCGCGCCGGCGGCTCCATTCCGATCGTGCCGGAACTTGCCGCCGGGGGCGCGCCGGTGCTGCTCACCGGGATCGGGCTTCCGGATGACGGCCTCCATTCGCCCAACGAGAAGGTCGATCTGCAGCAGTTGTGGGAGGGGATCGCGGTCTTCGGAAGATTCTTCGAGTTGATGGGAGCGGAGGGGAACTAGCAAAGCGCCACCGATCCATCACCAATGAAGTATCGGGCGTCAGCGGGCTGAGATGTTTCAGTTGCTGACGCCCATGGCGCATCCGTGACCACGCGGTGTTGATATTCGCTTTGCCCTCTTCGGCAATCTGGGCTATGCTCCGCTTCCCCCTGGAATCGGATGGCTGGCATGTCGCAGCCCCACGCGACGCGTTCACTCTCCTTGCAATGGAAGCTGCCGCTGATCGTGGTCGCGCTCATGGCGCTGATCATCGTGACAAAATTCGCGTCCTCCGCCTACGAAGTCCGGAGGGCGATCCAGCACGCAGCGAGCGAACGCCTCACCGTCGTAACCGAACAGTTCGCCAGTCGGCTCGAGTCCCAGGTGCAGCGGTATGCCGCGCAAGTGGCGGCGCTCGCGCGTGATTCGCTGGTCCGTCGCGTCCTGCAGCCAGGTGGCGAGATCGAGGAGACGGCCCTCCACACGCTGCTGCTGCCGGACCGGGGCGTGCTGGGCGCCGAGATCCTTGACGCGCGCGGCGCGGTCCGCTGGTCGAGCGGCGTCGATCTCGGCGCGATCCGGATCCTCGCCCCCGCCGACGTTCGGCAGTTTGTGCTGCCAGGGGATTCGGCCGGGGTCGGTGGCCTCGTGGCCCTCGGGGACACGCTGACCTTCGCAAGCGTCGCCCTCGTGACCGAGGGCGCGGCGCGGATCGGTTACCTCGTGCAGTGGCTCGCCATCCGCCCTGACCTGAATGCTCGGCAGATCGTCTCGACGGTCGTGGGCTCCGCCGCGAGGATCTACATCGGCTCACCCGGCGGTGGCTGGACCGATCAGGCCGGCACGGTGAACGGTCCGCCAGTGCCGGTCGAATCGCTCCGCCAGTCTCGAATCTATGATCGGCCGGGGCTGGGTTCGCAGTTGGCGGTCGGAGCCCGCGTGCCGGGTGTTCCGTGGGCCGTGGTCACCGAATTTCCCGTCGCAACAGTGATGGCGCCGGCACGCGAATTTCTGGCTCGAGGGATCCTCCGCAGCTGCATCCTGCTGATCATCGGCGCCGCAGTGATGGTGCTCGCCTGTCGGCGGATGATCGCCCCCCTTCTGGAGCTGACGGCGGCGACGGACGCGATGGCTGCAGGCGACCGCCGGGCGCGGGTGACAGTTCGGAGCGGCGACGAGGTCGGTCGCCTGAGTGTCGCATTCAATGGGATGGCGGAGCGCGTCGAGGCCGAGGTGACCGCGCGCCACGCGTCCGAAGACCAATGGCGCCTCCTCTTCCAGTCGAATCCGCACCCGATGTGGGTCTTCGATACCGAGACGCTGGCCTTCCTCGCAGTGAACGATGCGGCCATCGCTCGCTATGGCTGGAGTCGCGAGGAATTCCTCAGCATGACCATCCTCGACATTCGCGCGCCGGAGGACGCGGCGAGGGTCCGCGCCGCAGTGACCCACGACCCCGGCCAGATCACGACGACAACCGGCTGGCGGCATCGCGACCGCAGCGGCAAGGATTTCGAGGTCGAGGTCAGCTCCCGCGGCGTCCCATTCAACGGGCGCTCGGCGCGGCTCGTCCTGGCAACCGACATCAGCGAGCGCGCCGGACTCGAGCGGCAGTTGCGGCAGGCGCAGAAGATGGAGGCGGTGGGCCGGCTCGCCGGCGGAGTCGCCCACGACTTCAACAACAGTCTTGCGGTGATCGTCGCCTGCTCCGAGATGTTGCTGGGTGACCTCCAGGCGGCCGGGCATCCGACCGCAGATCTGGAGGAGATCGTGCGGGCCGCCGATCGGGCGCGGTCGCTCACGCGGCAGCTGCTGACCTTCTCGCGCCAGCAGGTCGTGCACCCGGTGGTGCTCGATCCCAGCGTTGCCATACGCGAGGTTGAGCGGCTCGTGCGCCGGATCATCGGCGAGGATGTCACCGTGCAGGTGCGGCCGCAAACGGACGTCGGCCACGTCCGGATCGATCCCGGCCAGCTGGAGCAGGTACTCCTGAACCTTGCCGTGAACGCCCGCGACGCGATGCCGGATGGCGGGACGATCACGCTCTCGACGGCAAGCGGCGAGATTGACGAGGGGAGCCTTGCCCTGCACGGCCTGACGAAGGAGGGCGCCTACGTCATCATCAGCGTCAGCGACACGGGCGTCGGGATTGTTCCCGAGGTGCGCGCGCGCCTCTTCGAGCCGTTCTTCACGACCAAGGAGATCGGGAAGGGCACGGGACTCGGCCTCGCGACCGCCTATGGCATCGTCACGGGGGCGGGCGGCGCGATCACGGTGTACAGCGAATCCGGCGTGGGATCGACCTTCCGCGTATATCTCCCGCAGCTGGCGGAGGACGACGCGGCGACACCGCACACACCGCCCGACACGCCGGCCATTCCGCGGGGTACCGAGCGGATCTTGCTGGTCGAGGACGATGCCGCGGTGCTGCTGGCGACAGCGAGCCTCCTGCGCCGCCTGGGCTACGAGGTGGTCGAGGCGGCTGGCTCGGCGGAGGCGCTCGCGCTGGCAGACGATCCTGCTCAGGCCTTCGATCTGGTGCTCACCGACGTGGTGATGCCGGGCATGGGCGGACGCCAGCTGCTGGACCGACTCCGGGTGGGCCGGCCAGCGCTGCGTGCCCTGCTGATGTCGGGGTATGCTGGCGATGTGGTGGCGGAGCGCGGGGTACTGGACGGCTCGATCCCGTTCATCGAGAAGCCCTTCACCATGCGGGGACTCGCCGGGGTAGTCAGGCGGGTCCTGGATGGGTGACGCGAAACGGGGAGGGTGGGCTGCAGCTACGTGATGGACGCCAGTGGAAAAAGGGGTTGGGGGACACCAACGCCCACCACGCATCTGCTTGAATCGATACGCAGTGTCGCGAACTGGTGTTTCAGGGCGACGCTCCGGGGCAGCAACGAAGCGGCCGACTGCGCGAGGTAGTCGGCCGTAACTATTTGCCCGTCATGTACTTCGGGTCAGTCGTCGCGCTTCACCGGCGGGCGCCCCTGGCCGGCGTACTGCGCCTCGATCCGCGCGTGCAGATCGTCGGCGCCAATGATCCCCTTCACGGAGGCAATGATCCCGGCGACGACATCGTCGGCCCAATACTGGTCTGGGCGTTCCTCGGCCGGAATCGCCCGACAGGCGCGATCGAGATACTCGATGGCCCGCTCGACCCACTCGGTCTGAGCGCTCGCGACCAGCGACCACGAGCCGGTGGCGCGCAGCTCCAGTTCAGCGAGCGCGTCGAGGTGAGTCCGCAACTCCTGGGCGACCGGTCCGCGACGGAGCTGCTCGGCCACCAGGGTCAGCACGGTGCGGCGCTCGGACTCCTGGGGCTCCGGCAATGGGGCGAGATAGTGGCGTTGATCGGCCACCATCTCCGCCAGCCGGATGCAGACGGCCTTGATCGCCGGGGTCAAGGCCGGGGGGGCCTCGGTCGCCCACGAGCTCGCCGCACGAAGAATTGCGGCGATTCGTTCGTCGGCCGTGGCGGCAATGCGGGTCGAATCCATCGGGTCAGGCATGGCTGAAGGGAAGCCCTTCGCGGCCCCGATTTCAACCCCGCGCCTCAGGCGCGGGCTACTCCGACGGGAGCAAATCGGCAAGGGGTCGGGGCCTCGCGCGCAGCCCGAACGCCGTCGCCATCGAGGCCATCACCACGGCGCGGACCTCGGCCGCAAGCGTCGGCGTGGCCCCACCGATTTCCTTCGCCACAGAGGTCATGGTGACTCCCGGCAGGCCACACGGGACGATCGCGCCGAACCACGCCAACTCGGGGTCGACATTCAGCGCAAAGCCATGCAGCGTCACCCATTGCTTCACGTGAATGCCGAGGCTCGCGATCTTCCGCCCCTGGGTCCAGACACCTGTCTTCCCGGCGACTCGCTCGGCGGGAATCCCGAACTGCGCCAGCGCGTCGATGAGGGCGCCCTCGAGGGTCCGCAGGTACCAATGGAGGTCTTCGCGGTGGGCCGAGAGGTGGATGATCGGGTAACCGACGAGTTGGCCGGGGCCGTGCCAGGTGACGTCGCCGCCACGTTCGACCTCGACCACGGTGGCGCCCCGCGCCTCGAGGGCCGGGATGGGGAGGGGGAGCGAGGTGGCCTCGGTGCCGCGGCCCAGGGTGTAGACCGGGTCGTGTTCAACCAGGAGCAGGATGTCGTGGGGAAGCGAACCGTCCACGCGACGCAACCGGAGGGCGCGTTGGAGTTCCAGTGTGTCGAGGTAGGGCCGGCGGCCGAGGTCGACGACCTCGAGGGGTGGCACGCTCATGCCGCCCGGCGTGCGCGGCCTCCGAGCCGGAGCGCCACGACCAGGGCCAGTATAGCCAGCGCCGCCAATGCCCCGCTGCCGAGCGCGGCGTGGGCGGTGAAGGTCAGCATCATCGCGAGGCAGGTCCCCGCCAGGGCACCCACGATGGCGAGCCCCCCGCGACGAAAGTTGGAATGGATCGGCGCCATCAGCATCCACCCCACCAGGCCCGCCACCAGCAGGCCGATCGGAATCCCGACGAGAAAGAGATTCACGTAGGGCGCATTCGGGTTCACCGTGGCGGCGCTCGTCACACTCGGATCGCGCATCCGGGCGACGAGGAAGGTCAGCACGGCAAACCACGCCACCGCCGCGGCCGCGGCCGCGCCGACCGCCGCCACGGCGAGGCCGACACGATCCTCGGTCGGCGCATCGGCGCCGAACGGATTAGGAGAGAGCGGGGGCGGACTTCCCATGGGTCTCGAGGAGCCGGGACCGATGATCGATCATCGATGATCGATCATCGGTCATCGGTCCTAGATGTGCACCGCCCGACCCAGCGAGTCGAGCGCCGCTTCGGCGATCGCCTCGGAGAGCGTCGGGTGCGCGTGGATCGCGAGGTCGACTTCTTCCACAGTGTACTCGTTCGTCCGGGCAAGGATCAACTCGTGGATCATCTCCGAGGCGTGCCCGCTCACGATGTGCGCGCCGATGATCTCGCCGTACTTCTTGCCGCGGATGATCTTCACGAAGCCGTCGGTCTCGTTCGACGCGCGGGCGCGGCCGTTGGCCGAGAACGGGAAGCGACCGACCTGGTAGTCGAGCTTCTGCTCCTTGGCCTGCTCCTCGGTGAGCCCGATCGAGGCCACCTCCGGGTGGCAGTACGTCACGCTCGGCACGTTGCTGTAGTCGATCGCCTTCGGGTGGTGTCCGGCGATCACCTCGGCGACGTGAATCCCCTCGCGCGTGCCCTTGTGCGCCAGCATCGGCGGGCCGGCCACGTCCCCAATCGAGTAGACACCCTTCACGGTGGTCTCGAGGGTGGCCGGGTTCACCTGGATGAAGCCGCGGTCGGTCAACTTCACGCCGACGGCCTCCAGCCCGATCGCCTCGGTGTTCACCGCGCGACCGGCGGCCATCAGCACCTTGTCGGCGGTGATCGTCTCCTGCTTGCCACCGACCTCGACGGTGATGCTCACCTCGGCGGCCTTCACGTCGGCCTTCACGACCTTCACGCCGGCCAGCACGTTGATGCCGCGCTTCTTGTACGACTTGGCGATCACGTCCGAGCACTCGGCGTCCTCGATCGGGAGGATGCGCGGCAACGCCTCGATCAGCGTCACCTCGGACCCGAAGGCGTTGAAGATGTCGGCGAACTCGCAGCCGACGGCACCTGCGCCGACGATCGCCAGCCGCTTCGGGGCGGTCTCGAGAAAGAGCGCCTCGTCCGAGGTGATCACCGTGGTGCCGTTGACGGCGAGGCCGACCGGCGGAATTCCCTTGGTGCGCGAGCCGGTCGCCAGCACGATCCCCTTCTTGGCGGTGAGCACGTCGTCGCCGACCTTCACCGTCGTCGCTGAGGCGAGCACGCCGGTCCCCTTGATGACCGTCACCTTGTTCTTCTTCATCAGGAACTCGGCGCCCTTCGAGTTCTGCTCGGCGACCTTCCGCGAGCGCTTCATCGCGACGCCGTAGTCGGTCTTCACCTCGCCGACCTCGATGCCCAGCTCCTTCGCTTCCTTGCGGATGCTGTTGGCCATCGCCGCGGAGTGCAGCAGCGCCTTGGTCGGGATGCAGCCGATGTTCACGCAGACGCCGCCCAGCTTGTCGCGCTCGACCACGCACGCCGTGAGCCCGAGCTGCGAGGCGCGAATGGCGGCGGGATAGCCGGCAGGGCCGCCGCCGATGATGATGACGTCAAAGGACTGATTGGCCATGTATGGAGCTCCCAGTAGGGGACAAATCTCTGTTGGAGTCGTTAGTTGTTGGTCGTTAGTCGTTAGGTGGTCCGTTACTCAGGCCAGCATGGAACGATTCGACGACTCCACCCCTAACGACTAACGACGAACGACTAACGACTCTTACCAGACCATCGCCAGCGGATTCTCCAGCATCCCCACCAGCGTCTTCAGGAACGCGGCGCCGGTGGCCCCGTCGATCACGCGGTGATCGCAGGAGAGGGTGATCCGCATCCGGCGGCGCACCACGAGCTCGCCGTCGACGACTGCGGGCTTCTGCTCCAGTCGGCCGACCGCGAGAATCCCCGCCTCGGGCGGATTGATCACCGCGGTGAATTCGTCGATGCCGAACATGCCGAGGTTCGAGATCGAGAAGGTCGCGCCGGTGTACTCCTCGGGCTTGAGGCGCTTCTCGCGTGCGCGTCCGGCCATCTCGCGGACCTCGCCGCCGATCTCGCGCAACGTCTTCCGGTCGGCGTGGCGGACGATCGGCGTGATGAGCCCGTCCTCGACCGCGACGGCGACGCCGATATGGACGTCATGCCACTGCCGGATGTGATCGTCCGACCACCAGCTGTTCACCCACGGATGCTGCCGCAGGGCGGCGGCGGTCGTGCGAATGATCAGGTCGTTGAACGAGAACTTGCCGTTCTTCGGATCCGCGGCCAGGAGCGCCTCGCGCATTTCGTGCGCCCGCTCCATGTCCACCTCGGCCGTGAGGTAGAAGGTCGGGATCGGGCCGATCGACTGCACCAAGCGCTTGGCGATCGCCTTGCGCATCTGCGTCAACGGCACGTCCGTGTAGACCGACGCCGCCAGGCCCGGCGCCGCGGCCGCCGGCGCCAGCACCACGCCGTCGAGGTCGCGCACCACGATCCGCCCTTCGGGGCCGCTCCCCGCGATCGCGCCGAGGTCGAGCCCGCGCTCGGCGGCGACGCGCTTCGCCAAGGGGGTCGCCTTGATGCGGGCGTCCGCCGCCGGCGTGGGGGTGCTCGCGGCCGGCACCGGCGCGGCGGCGGTGGTGGGGCGCGCGCGTCCGGGCCCAGGGCCGGGGTCGTCGTGGCCACGGCGGGCGCCGCAGGCGGCGCCCCTACGGCGGGGCTTCCGCCCGCGCCGCCGGGGATCTCTTCGCCCGCCGCGCCGATCCAGGCCACGACCGACGCCACCGGCGCCGTGGTGCCGACCGGGATCACCTGCTTGAGGAGGACGCCGGCGCCGCGGGCGACCAACTCCATCACCGCCTTGTCGGTCTCCACCTCGGCGAGCACATCGCCCACGGCGACCGCATCGCCCTCGTTCTTCTTCCACTCGACGAGGCGGCCCTCTTCCATCGTCGGCGACAGCGCTTCCATCACGACCTTGGTGGCCATTCGATCAATCCTTGTAGCAGACGCGGCGAACCGCCGCCGCGATCTTGGTCGCGTCGGCCTTGGCCGCCTTCTCGAGATACTTGTTGTACGGCATCGGCACGTCGGCCTGGTGCACCCGCAACACCGGGGCATCGAGGTCGTCGAACGCCTCGCGCTGCACCAGGTCGACGATCTGCGCCCCGACCCCGGCG
This genomic interval carries:
- the lpdA gene encoding dihydrolipoyl dehydrogenase → MANQSFDVIIIGGGPAGYPAAIRASQLGLTACVVERDKLGGVCVNIGCIPTKALLHSAAMANSIRKEAKELGIEVGEVKTDYGVAMKRSRKVAEQNSKGAEFLMKKNKVTVIKGTGVLASATTVKVGDDVLTAKKGIVLATGSRTKGIPPVGLAVNGTTVITSDEALFLETAPKRLAIVGAGAVGCEFADIFNAFGSEVTLIEALPRILPIEDAECSDVIAKSYKKRGINVLAGVKVVKADVKAAEVSITVEVGGKQETITADKVLMAAGRAVNTEAIGLEAVGVKLTDRGFIQVNPATLETTVKGVYSIGDVAGPPMLAHKGTREGIHVAEVIAGHHPKAIDYSNVPSVTYCHPEVASIGLTEEQAKEQKLDYQVGRFPFSANGRARASNETDGFVKIIRGKKYGEIIGAHIVSGHASEMIHELILARTNEYTVEEVDLAIHAHPTLSEAIAEAALDSLGRAVHI
- a CDS encoding 2-oxo acid dehydrogenase subunit E2 → MAKRVAAERGLDLGAIAGSGPEGRIVVRDLDGVVLAPAAAAPGLAASVYTDVPLTQMRKAIAKRLVQSIGPIPTFYLTAEVDMERAHEMREALLAADPKNGKFSFNDLIIRTTAAALRQHPWVNSWWSDDHIRQWHDVHIGVAVAVEDGLITPIVRHADRKTLREIGGEVREMAGRAREKRLKPEEYTGATFSISNLGMFGIDEFTAVINPPEAGILAVGRLEQKPAVVDGELVVRRRMRITLSCDHRVIDGATGAAFLKTLVGMLENPLAMVW